From the genome of Deinococcus misasensis DSM 22328:
CTCCAAATGAACTCAACACACAAGCTTTCAGCAAAAAGCTCACCAAAAGGCTTTGGCAAACAGAAAACAAAAAGACACAAGCTGAGAGCCACTCAGAGTTTCAGTTCAAAAGGCAGCCAGAAAACTTTCCTTATTGCTGACGGCTGATGGCTGATCGCTCTTGGTGCTGGTATGGCCTGACAGCGACTTTGCGCTTACCCTGGTGGATTTCTGAGGGAACATCCTGAGGCCACACACCTGACCCTTCGCTTGTGTTTGTTCGGGATGTGGTCACTTGCTTGTCAGGCCAATGGCATGCCAAAAGACCATTGATGAACTGAAAACCTGTGGATTTTGAGGTGCAAGGTGTTGTCTGGAAAAGCGGTTGATTTTGGGCCGACTCCAGATCGGTGAATCCCCTCTTGCATTTCGAATCGATTCGAGTTAAAAATGTTCATAGATTCCAATTGAGCACCACCCACAGTTGATCTGGTGGACGGTCCATGCTGTCCACTTTCAAGGAGGCTTCGAATTCGAATCGTTTCGATTGAATGGACTGTTCCCCCACAGCCCTGACCGCCCCAAAGCCCCACCTGCCCACCACTGGTTTGCAGGTTCCCTCCACTGTTGTTTCAGGAGAAACGCATGAAAAAAACCTCTGCTGTTCTGCTTTCCGGATTCATGGCCCTTGGTCTGACCTCTTCTCTGGCCTCCGCCCAGAGCGTCACCACCATCACCGGGTTTTTTGCCGACACCAACTCCAACTGGGTCAACATGCAAGACGATGTCGGCAAGGAAATCACCAAACGCACCGGGGTGCTCCTCAAAGCCGAATTTGCCGTAGGAGACCCCGACCAGAAGATCAACCTGATTGCCGCCTCGGGTCAGTATCCTGACATCATCGCTCCAAAAGGTGCAGCAGGGGTGTTGATCGATGCTGGAGCCATGCTTGATCTCACCTCCATGATCAACAAGAGCGCCCCAAACATCAAAAAAGTCATTGGAAACCAGCTCAACCGCATGAAGTTTTCCAACAAAGATCAGGGCATTTACTTCATCCCCAACAACGACACCATCGGACAGGTGTACTTCGACAACGATGCCTGGTTCAAGCTGCAACTCGGGGCATTGAAAGAACAGAAATACCCCAAAGTCAAAACCCTCAAAGACTTTGAAAAAGTCATTGCCGATTACGTCAAGAAACACCCCAAAACCGCAGACGGCAAGCCCACCATCGGTTTGACCCTGCTGGCAGACGACTGGCGCTTCGTGATCACGGTCACCAACCCTGCCTTCTGGGCCACGGGCGGATGGGACGACGGCGAATGGTACGTGGACCCCAAAACCTACAAAGCCAAACCCCACTTCTTCAAACCCGAGGAACGCGAATACTTCAGGTGGCTCAACCACATGAACGACATTGGCCTGCTGGACAAAGAATCCTTCACCCAGAAGTACGACCAGTACCTCTCCAAGATCGCCTCTGGTCGGGTGGTCGGCCTGATCGATGCCAACTGGCAGATCGGAGATGCCGTCAACTCTCTGAAAGCCGCAGGCAAATTGGACCAGATGTACGGAC
Proteins encoded in this window:
- a CDS encoding ABC transporter substrate-binding protein; its protein translation is MKKTSAVLLSGFMALGLTSSLASAQSVTTITGFFADTNSNWVNMQDDVGKEITKRTGVLLKAEFAVGDPDQKINLIAASGQYPDIIAPKGAAGVLIDAGAMLDLTSMINKSAPNIKKVIGNQLNRMKFSNKDQGIYFIPNNDTIGQVYFDNDAWFKLQLGALKEQKYPKVKTLKDFEKVIADYVKKHPKTADGKPTIGLTLLADDWRFVITVTNPAFWATGGWDDGEWYVDPKTYKAKPHFFKPEEREYFRWLNHMNDIGLLDKESFTQKYDQYLSKIASGRVVGLIDANWQIGDAVNSLKAAGKLDQMYGRFPAVLKTGIKAAYNAPTGFRGGYGVGITKSAKDPAKILKFLDFLSSDEGQILNNWGIEGKHYRVVNGKREFLPKYEELRKKDPAAFTRETGIGNYSISLRYGDGVKDKSGNYYTTNFPEQILDGYTDAEKAALKAYKVKFWGDLLPKANQFKPIPWAAAWSIPVPQDSALSEFWNREQEITRKYIPRAILADPKDFDAIYDEMLNVMDKQLSKYNDLMTQLVQDRLKLWGVLK